In one Brevibacterium sp. CBA3109 genomic region, the following are encoded:
- a CDS encoding VWA domain-containing protein, translating into MASLTEMLVRLGARLRAAGLPADPEAVRSLIRAAAELDPLDPVQIRAASQALTCTQHGHLRIHDAIFDSTFGLSQTRRSEDPGIEVVIPRPEVSTESAGGAEASEITEASRSEHLLHLDLGLEGSAEATALIDGLVFRPPRGAAYRSRTGHTGVVDTRRVLRQLIRSEEISSIPRRRNLYRRRPVTLVADVSASMTPWRESVLRFLGRGAETLGARCFTAGTRLTRVDGAITTSGTRPGRGGATGGLGEVLDAGGGTRLGDSLVELLTGRTKDLVRGSVLVVISDGWEHGDCAELERACARLARLSHRFLWVNPRAGRPGFQPRTRGLSVAAGHTETVLPATTVAQWQTVARTIALRTTAHGTATTSTRAAAVSTVVSGQEVRA; encoded by the coding sequence GTGGCGAGCCTGACGGAGATGCTCGTCCGCTTGGGCGCCCGATTGCGGGCTGCGGGCCTGCCCGCAGATCCCGAAGCAGTGCGTTCGCTCATCAGGGCCGCGGCCGAGCTCGACCCCCTCGATCCGGTGCAGATACGAGCCGCTTCCCAGGCACTCACCTGTACCCAGCACGGTCATCTGCGAATCCATGATGCTATCTTCGACTCGACCTTCGGACTCTCCCAGACCCGCAGATCAGAGGATCCCGGCATCGAGGTTGTCATCCCGCGCCCCGAAGTCAGTACCGAGAGCGCCGGAGGAGCCGAGGCGTCCGAGATCACCGAGGCCAGCCGCTCCGAACACCTGCTCCACCTCGACCTGGGGCTCGAGGGCAGTGCTGAGGCGACGGCTCTCATCGACGGTCTCGTCTTCCGGCCTCCCCGGGGTGCCGCGTATAGAAGTCGGACCGGGCACACAGGCGTGGTCGACACCCGTCGAGTCCTGCGCCAGCTCATCCGCTCCGAGGAGATCTCGTCAATCCCACGGAGACGGAACCTCTACCGTCGGCGCCCTGTCACGCTTGTCGCCGACGTGTCCGCGTCGATGACTCCGTGGCGAGAGTCCGTGTTGCGTTTCCTCGGCCGCGGCGCCGAGACGTTGGGAGCCCGCTGCTTCACCGCCGGTACCCGGTTGACCAGAGTCGATGGTGCGATCACCACCTCGGGAACACGACCCGGAAGAGGCGGGGCGACCGGCGGGCTGGGAGAGGTCCTCGACGCAGGAGGCGGGACCCGCCTCGGCGACTCTTTGGTGGAGCTGCTCACCGGGCGTACAAAGGACCTGGTCCGCGGCAGCGTTCTCGTTGTCATCAGCGACGGTTGGGAGCACGGGGATTGTGCGGAGCTGGAGCGCGCGTGTGCGCGCCTGGCCAGACTCAGCCACCGTTTCCTGTGGGTGAATCCGCGCGCCGGTCGGCCGGGGTTTCAGCCGCGCACGCGGGGACTGTCAGTTGCCGCCGGACATACCGAGACGGTGCTTCCGGCGACGACCGTCGCCCAGTGGCAAACGGTAGCAAGGACGATCGCCTTACGAACCACGGCTCATGGCACGGCCACCACTTCCACGCGTGCAGCCGCGGTGTCCACCGTCGTATCCGGACAGGAGGTCCGGGCATGA
- a CDS encoding MoxR family ATPase, which translates to MTIFENPRSLAQALARVGYIVTPELATTCVLAHRLGKPLLSEGAPGVGKTSLARALARASGGPLIRLQCHDGLEASQALYDWDFAKQILHVRTIEAASASAGERIDSLRLDDELHDRTFLLARPILRAIEDSQDLGPTDPRPVLLIDEVDRAGDEFDALLLEALADWSVTVPELGTISTETPPLVILTSNRTRDLHDALRRRCLYQWFDQPDAEAESRILALHVPDAEESIREAVVDAANRLRGADLLKPPGTAEAIDWLRALCVLGLDEFDEPSIAATLSAVLKDADDLAPARSILNVAGSDLNITGDGGQWRA; encoded by the coding sequence ATGACGATATTCGAGAATCCCCGTTCTCTGGCACAAGCGCTGGCGCGGGTGGGATACATCGTCACGCCCGAACTGGCGACTACCTGCGTGCTCGCCCACCGTCTCGGCAAACCGCTGCTGAGCGAGGGCGCCCCAGGTGTGGGAAAGACGAGCCTTGCCCGGGCACTTGCCCGCGCCTCAGGCGGGCCTCTTATCCGCCTGCAGTGCCACGACGGCCTCGAGGCCAGCCAGGCCCTCTATGACTGGGACTTCGCGAAGCAGATTCTTCACGTGAGAACCATCGAGGCGGCCTCGGCTTCAGCAGGTGAGCGCATTGACTCGCTCCGCCTCGACGACGAACTCCACGACCGGACGTTCCTCCTCGCCCGCCCGATCCTGCGCGCCATCGAGGACTCCCAGGACCTGGGTCCTACGGATCCGAGACCCGTGCTGCTCATCGATGAGGTCGACCGTGCAGGTGATGAATTCGACGCCCTGCTGCTCGAAGCCCTCGCCGACTGGTCGGTCACTGTACCCGAACTCGGCACGATCTCGACCGAGACTCCGCCCCTGGTCATCCTCACCTCGAACCGCACCCGCGATCTCCACGATGCGCTGCGCCGGCGCTGCCTCTACCAATGGTTCGACCAGCCCGACGCCGAGGCAGAGTCGCGAATCCTGGCCCTGCACGTCCCGGACGCGGAGGAGTCCATACGAGAAGCCGTCGTGGATGCCGCCAATCGTCTGCGCGGGGCAGATCTGCTCAAACCTCCCGGCACGGCCGAAGCCATCGATTGGTTGCGCGCTCTGTGCGTCCTCGGCCTCGACGAGTTCGATGAACCATCGATCGCGGCCACCCTTTCCGCCGTCCTCAAGGACGCAGACGATCTTGCACCCGCCCGGTCGATCCTGAATGTGGCTGGTTCAGACCTGAACATAACTGGGGACGGTGGGCAGTGGCGAGCCTGA
- a CDS encoding hydantoinase B/oxoprolinase family protein: MTTTAETSAGAPVVDSGSMLRTQPLIGQELKDYIAASPINPAGLPTAYEHGNRLTVAGSSVDPIIVEIVEGTLASVEMEVETAISRTSRSPMIRDAHDFRAGIHDRQLRKLTGRSYSALVHPIVRDFPIEEMREGDVFFHNDVYESEGGIGHLPDMCVTVPVFAEGRVVCFVQAFGHHDDIGGACPGSMPSGATSVFEEGLMIPPIKLWSEGKPNKSALRIMSRNSRMPDSLSADLDAECSACLMGARRLSELFTRYGVETVETAFDTILQNSTEIYRREILSKIPEGQYVWEDYAEHDGVSDPMLHTQRITLTKTETGGPDDGPRLIIDFTGTAAQAAGPINHCGDYVGGNFLKKWLAPILRNLADTPGRMAELDVNEGIVPLIEMRFPEKGTLLTPEFPGPTNARTFVILRLLGVLAGVVAKSVDGRMPADQETIRYTGVYGKDRDGKDYLMREVLGGGSGGRYYSDGEDTIHVVPDSRNLPTEFTESRFPFRVERLGLAVDSGGAGRFRGGLGYEKHIRMLKDGHFMSIADRSILACWGVKGGKAGKSFQVTIEPGGANEREIDALADAVDIRAGEVVRIRTTGGGGWGDPLERPTDEVLRDVSWGKVSIDGARESYGVVVTADRNASVGAPAAGVVGAQIDAAATEAMRTQMRAQRDANEPFFDRGPGYAQLSFDGSSAAEVDWL; the protein is encoded by the coding sequence ATGACCACCACAGCTGAAACGAGTGCAGGAGCACCAGTCGTCGATTCGGGATCGATGCTTCGCACCCAACCCCTGATCGGTCAGGAACTCAAGGACTACATCGCCGCCTCGCCGATCAACCCAGCGGGCCTCCCCACTGCTTATGAGCACGGCAACCGCCTTACCGTGGCCGGATCGAGCGTGGATCCGATCATCGTGGAAATAGTCGAAGGCACCCTCGCCAGTGTGGAGATGGAGGTTGAGACCGCGATCTCGAGAACCTCTCGTTCGCCGATGATTCGCGACGCCCACGACTTCCGTGCGGGAATCCACGATCGTCAGCTGCGCAAGCTCACTGGACGTTCGTACTCCGCGCTGGTCCACCCCATCGTCCGCGACTTCCCCATTGAGGAGATGCGCGAAGGTGATGTCTTCTTCCACAACGACGTCTACGAATCCGAAGGAGGAATCGGCCACCTTCCGGACATGTGTGTGACCGTGCCCGTTTTCGCCGAAGGCCGAGTCGTGTGCTTCGTGCAGGCATTCGGCCACCACGACGACATCGGCGGTGCCTGCCCGGGATCGATGCCCTCCGGTGCGACGAGTGTATTCGAAGAGGGGCTCATGATCCCTCCGATCAAACTCTGGTCCGAAGGCAAGCCGAACAAGTCAGCGCTGCGGATCATGTCCCGCAACTCGCGGATGCCCGACTCTCTCTCAGCCGACCTCGACGCCGAATGCTCGGCGTGCCTCATGGGCGCGCGTCGGCTGTCTGAACTCTTCACCCGCTACGGAGTCGAAACCGTCGAGACCGCTTTCGACACGATCCTGCAGAACTCCACCGAGATCTATCGGCGCGAGATCCTGTCGAAAATTCCCGAGGGCCAGTACGTCTGGGAGGACTACGCGGAGCACGACGGAGTCTCCGACCCAATGCTTCACACTCAGCGCATCACGCTGACGAAGACGGAGACCGGGGGGCCCGACGACGGCCCGAGGCTCATCATCGACTTCACGGGAACCGCCGCGCAAGCTGCTGGCCCGATCAACCACTGCGGTGACTATGTAGGCGGAAACTTCCTCAAGAAGTGGTTGGCCCCCATCCTGCGCAACCTTGCCGACACTCCGGGTCGGATGGCTGAGCTCGACGTCAACGAGGGTATCGTTCCGCTCATCGAGATGCGATTCCCGGAGAAGGGCACGCTGCTCACCCCCGAATTCCCTGGTCCGACGAATGCTCGAACCTTCGTCATCCTGCGCCTCCTCGGTGTCCTCGCCGGTGTGGTCGCGAAGTCGGTGGACGGACGCATGCCCGCCGATCAGGAGACGATCCGCTACACAGGCGTCTACGGGAAGGACCGCGACGGCAAGGACTACCTCATGCGTGAGGTCCTCGGCGGAGGCTCCGGCGGCCGTTACTACTCCGATGGCGAAGACACGATCCACGTTGTCCCGGATTCCCGCAATCTGCCGACCGAGTTCACAGAATCCCGCTTCCCGTTCAGGGTTGAGCGCCTCGGCCTGGCCGTCGACTCGGGTGGCGCGGGACGGTTCCGCGGCGGCCTCGGTTACGAGAAGCACATTCGAATGCTCAAGGACGGGCACTTCATGTCGATCGCCGACCGCTCCATCCTCGCCTGCTGGGGTGTCAAGGGCGGAAAGGCCGGAAAATCTTTCCAGGTGACCATCGAACCCGGCGGTGCGAACGAACGCGAGATCGATGCGCTCGCCGACGCGGTGGATATCCGTGCCGGAGAGGTGGTGCGCATCCGCACCACCGGCGGCGGAGGTTGGGGAGACCCCCTCGAACGCCCAACCGACGAAGTTCTGCGCGATGTGAGTTGGGGGAAGGTGAGCATCGACGGCGCCCGTGAGTCCTACGGAGTCGTCGTCACCGCCGATCGGAATGCCAGCGTCGGCGCTCCCGCAGCTGGTGTGGTCGGTGCACAGATTGACGCAGCGGCGACGGAAGCGATGCGGACGCAGATGCGTGCGCAGCGCGATGCGAACGAGCCCTTCTTCGACCGCGGACCCGGTTATGCACAGCTTTCCTTTGACGGATCTTCGGCTGCGGAAGTCGACTGGTTGTGA
- a CDS encoding hydantoinase/oxoprolinase family protein encodes MSPHAPRIRIGIDTGGTFTDIVAFDESTGTLTTTKTPSTPSNPADGFINGIDKVLDMLGDSVSAEHISAVSHGTTVATNQLLEGKLDRLGFITTEGYEFVLEIARQAVPDGYGNSYFWVKPERIVPADLVKTVSGRLDFEGGEVRPFDETQAREVAQWFKDQDVMTLGVNLLHSYANPAHEQKMREILTEIHPEATVSLSSEVLREYREYERSMTTLVDAAVKPKVSNYVRNIHERLDTYTGVAEGSALPFYIMKSNGGVLSAEEVVHQPITTVLSGPAAGALGAGLIAQEAGFDKVLTCDGGGTSTDVTVVIDGEPALTTEGTVGVYPSKIPMIDVVTVGAGGGSIAWTTPEGQLKVGPQSAGADPGPICYGNGGTEPTITDAHVFLGRIPPHLLGGEIPLDVDAAKSGIDEIAKRLGLSAEKAATGILEISAWNQANALRQISVQRGLDVRDFMLTTFGGSGSLLACTLVDVLDLAGVVVPDNPGNVSAFGLLTVDVKNDYVQTNVSRDDRLDIAEVADLFAGLTDRAATALDGEGFPASAHQFDRSVDLRYFGQAFEVRVPAPSGPITRDWADEVTRAFHAEHRQLYGYDFADKDDQFVEWVNLRVSGIGPITRPETRHIESAAGAPPLDERAKTSNRPVCFDAADGFVDTPVFWRESLLNGDEIAGPAIIEEFGSTAPLHPGFTARIDGAANIIITRTTGQEDSK; translated from the coding sequence ATGTCGCCCCACGCTCCACGGATCCGCATTGGCATCGATACCGGCGGAACATTTACGGACATCGTCGCATTCGACGAATCCACCGGCACACTGACGACGACGAAAACGCCTTCGACGCCGTCCAACCCTGCCGACGGCTTCATCAACGGCATCGACAAGGTCCTCGACATGCTCGGGGACTCAGTCTCTGCAGAGCACATCAGCGCCGTCAGCCATGGCACGACCGTCGCGACGAACCAGCTGCTCGAGGGCAAACTCGATCGCCTCGGCTTCATCACCACCGAGGGATACGAATTCGTCCTCGAGATTGCCCGTCAGGCCGTGCCCGACGGTTACGGAAACTCCTATTTCTGGGTCAAACCTGAGCGCATCGTCCCAGCCGATCTCGTCAAGACCGTGTCGGGCCGCCTCGACTTCGAAGGCGGCGAAGTTCGCCCCTTCGACGAAACGCAGGCGCGCGAGGTTGCCCAGTGGTTCAAAGACCAGGACGTCATGACCCTCGGCGTGAACCTTCTTCACTCCTATGCCAATCCCGCTCATGAGCAGAAGATGCGCGAGATCCTCACCGAGATCCACCCTGAGGCGACGGTGTCTCTGAGCTCGGAGGTGCTGCGGGAATATCGTGAATACGAACGGTCGATGACCACGCTCGTCGACGCCGCCGTCAAGCCGAAGGTCTCGAACTATGTGCGCAACATCCACGAGCGCCTGGATACCTATACCGGAGTCGCAGAGGGCTCCGCGCTGCCGTTCTACATCATGAAGTCCAACGGCGGAGTCCTCTCCGCTGAAGAGGTTGTCCACCAACCGATCACCACCGTGCTCTCCGGCCCCGCCGCCGGTGCCTTGGGAGCCGGACTCATCGCGCAGGAAGCCGGATTCGACAAGGTCCTCACCTGTGATGGTGGAGGCACCTCGACGGATGTCACCGTGGTCATCGACGGCGAACCGGCACTGACCACCGAAGGTACCGTCGGGGTGTATCCCTCGAAGATCCCGATGATCGACGTTGTCACCGTCGGTGCCGGCGGCGGCTCAATCGCGTGGACGACCCCTGAAGGTCAGCTCAAGGTGGGACCCCAGTCCGCGGGCGCAGACCCGGGGCCCATTTGCTACGGCAATGGCGGCACCGAACCGACGATCACCGACGCTCACGTGTTTCTGGGACGAATCCCTCCCCACCTCCTCGGCGGGGAGATACCACTCGACGTCGATGCGGCGAAGTCCGGCATCGACGAGATCGCGAAGCGCCTCGGACTCTCTGCAGAAAAGGCGGCGACCGGGATCCTTGAGATCTCCGCTTGGAACCAGGCAAACGCCCTGCGCCAGATCTCCGTCCAGCGCGGACTCGACGTCCGAGATTTCATGCTCACGACCTTTGGCGGGTCGGGCTCGCTGCTCGCCTGCACCCTCGTCGACGTCCTCGACCTCGCTGGTGTTGTCGTGCCTGACAACCCTGGCAACGTCTCTGCCTTCGGCCTCCTCACTGTCGATGTGAAGAATGACTATGTCCAGACGAATGTCAGCCGTGACGATCGCCTCGACATCGCCGAGGTTGCCGACCTCTTCGCAGGATTGACCGATCGCGCCGCAACAGCACTGGACGGCGAAGGCTTCCCTGCGTCCGCCCACCAGTTCGACCGCTCGGTGGACCTGCGCTACTTCGGCCAGGCCTTCGAAGTCCGCGTTCCCGCTCCCTCGGGTCCGATCACGAGAGACTGGGCCGACGAAGTGACGAGGGCGTTCCACGCCGAGCATCGTCAGCTCTACGGCTACGACTTCGCCGATAAGGACGACCAGTTCGTCGAATGGGTCAACCTCCGCGTGTCTGGAATCGGACCGATCACCCGTCCGGAGACCCGTCATATCGAATCCGCAGCGGGCGCGCCTCCCCTCGACGAGAGAGCCAAAACCAGCAACCGCCCCGTGTGCTTCGATGCCGCCGACGGCTTCGTCGACACCCCGGTCTTCTGGAGAGAGAGCCTGCTCAACGGTGACGAGATCGCCGGTCCGGCGATCATTGAGGAGTTCGGCTCCACCGCGCCGCTCCATCCCGGGTTCACCGCTCGCATCGACGGTGCCGCAAACATCATCATCACCCGCACCACTGGTCAGGAGGACAGCAAATGA